In Streptomyces chartreusis, the following proteins share a genomic window:
- a CDS encoding tannase/feruloyl esterase family alpha/beta hydrolase yields the protein MRLSRAVPFVAATLLAAAVSGPTPATATTVGERHCADQDRVRVPGAALQQSACLPDLTTAALAGTPYTDMADQAALTARGTRNPTGVAGIQIDGYFPDSSRFNATHGWQHDAQFVIRLPDRWNGGLVVTGAPGTRKQYATDTAISDQVLALGYAYAATDKGNSGADFYRDGKRPGDAVAEWNARTTQLTRAARKAVAQRYGHAPRRTYMTGISNGGYLTRWQLENHPELYDGGVDWEGALWTADGPNLLASLPTAVARMLGSARDEDLYRAGFARGSEFLWPYHEQAYWGVTQKIYRAEFDPAYDAGCPGPTAGTTPAQILSPCASDATYDYASRPASVHRAVARVALTGRVGRPLITLHGDLDALLPKAADSDVYARMIDAKGRGPLHRYYTIAGGTHVDGLYDTYPDRLRPILPCYRSAFDALASWVERGTRPPADHTVGRPASGDVVNSCTLSTPVAQAAR from the coding sequence ATGCGCCTGTCCCGGGCTGTTCCGTTCGTCGCCGCCACGCTGCTGGCCGCTGCCGTGAGCGGGCCGACTCCCGCTACGGCCACGACAGTTGGCGAGCGGCACTGCGCCGATCAGGACCGGGTGCGGGTGCCGGGCGCGGCCCTCCAGCAAAGCGCCTGCCTCCCGGATCTGACGACGGCCGCACTGGCCGGCACCCCCTACACCGACATGGCCGACCAGGCCGCACTGACGGCACGCGGCACCCGGAACCCGACGGGCGTTGCCGGAATCCAGATCGACGGATACTTCCCGGACTCCTCTCGGTTCAACGCCACACACGGCTGGCAGCACGACGCGCAGTTCGTGATCCGGCTGCCGGACCGCTGGAACGGCGGACTCGTCGTCACCGGCGCCCCGGGCACCCGCAAGCAGTACGCCACTGACACGGCGATCTCCGACCAGGTGCTCGCCCTGGGCTACGCCTACGCCGCCACCGACAAGGGCAACAGCGGCGCCGATTTCTACCGGGACGGCAAGCGGCCCGGTGACGCGGTCGCCGAGTGGAACGCGAGAACCACCCAGCTCACCCGGGCCGCCCGCAAGGCGGTGGCCCAGCGCTACGGGCACGCCCCGCGTCGCACCTACATGACCGGTATCTCCAACGGCGGCTACCTGACGCGCTGGCAGCTGGAGAACCATCCCGAGCTCTACGACGGCGGGGTGGACTGGGAGGGCGCCCTGTGGACCGCGGACGGCCCCAACCTGCTCGCCTCCCTGCCCACGGCGGTGGCTCGGATGCTCGGCTCCGCCCGGGACGAGGATCTGTACAGGGCCGGCTTCGCCCGCGGCTCGGAGTTCCTGTGGCCGTACCACGAGCAGGCCTACTGGGGGGTCACCCAGAAGATCTACCGCGCGGAGTTCGACCCGGCCTACGACGCCGGCTGCCCCGGCCCGACCGCCGGAACCACCCCGGCGCAGATCTTGTCCCCGTGCGCGTCCGACGCCACGTACGACTACGCGTCGCGCCCGGCGTCCGTCCACCGTGCCGTGGCCCGAGTCGCTCTGACCGGGCGTGTCGGCCGACCGTTGATCACGCTGCACGGCGATCTGGACGCGCTGCTGCCGAAGGCCGCCGACTCGGACGTGTACGCGCGCATGATCGACGCGAAGGGGCGCGGCCCGCTGCACCGGTACTACACAATCGCGGGTGGCACGCATGTCGACGGGCTGTACGACACCTACCCGGACCGGCTCCGGCCGATCCTGCCCTGCTACCGGTCGGCGTTCGACGCGCTGGCCTCATGGGTGGAGCGAGGCACGCGCCCGCCCGCGGACCACACCGTGGGCAGGCCCGCGAGCGGGGATGTCGTCAACTCATGCACACTGTCCACCCCTGTCGCGCAGGCGGCCAGGTGA
- a CDS encoding PadR family transcriptional regulator: MLELAILGFLYDNPLHGYELRKRIAALTGHVKPVAESTLYPAIKRLEKAGLLARTMEPGSVAAPRHVLTLTEDGRRELRRRLAEPDPRDISDENRWFTVLAFLRHLEDAGAQSAVLRRRLAFLEEPASFFYDGDRPLRAEELDDPFRRGLLTIARATSRAELTWLRETIASLDG; encoded by the coding sequence ATGCTTGAGCTCGCCATCCTCGGCTTCCTCTACGACAACCCGCTCCACGGCTACGAGCTGCGCAAACGCATCGCAGCGCTGACCGGGCACGTGAAGCCGGTCGCCGAGAGCACGCTGTACCCCGCGATCAAGCGGCTGGAGAAGGCGGGCCTGCTCGCCCGGACCATGGAGCCCGGCTCAGTGGCCGCCCCGCGTCATGTACTGACGCTGACCGAGGACGGCCGCCGGGAACTGCGTCGTCGGCTGGCCGAACCCGACCCTCGCGACATCAGCGACGAGAACCGCTGGTTCACGGTGCTCGCGTTCCTGCGCCACCTGGAGGACGCAGGCGCCCAGTCCGCCGTACTACGGCGCAGGCTGGCCTTCCTGGAAGAGCCCGCGAGCTTCTTCTACGACGGCGACCGACCTCTGCGCGCCGAGGAACTGGACGACCCCTTCCGGCGCGGCCTTCTGACCATCGCTCGGGCCACGTCCCGGGCCGAGCTCACCTGGCTGCGCGAAACGATCGCCTCACTCGACGGCTGA
- a CDS encoding alpha/beta fold hydrolase, giving the protein MKQADFDRKGGCIRWTESPGAEPARVYVHGLGSVSSVYHAHIATRPELAGRRSLFVDLPGHGISDRPADFGYTLEDHAVALAAALDSAGVSDAELIAHSMGGSVAIVLAGRRPDLVSRLVLTEANLDASPPPAAGSAWITAHGEDDFVDGEYARVLEAVGPLWAATMRLADPRALHRSAVGLRRGSVPIMRDILEGLSVERVYLQGELSGELPGREVLEAAGVRVVTVPGAGHNVMFDNPDAFAAAVAGQA; this is encoded by the coding sequence ATGAAGCAGGCCGACTTCGACCGCAAGGGCGGCTGTATCCGCTGGACGGAGTCGCCGGGAGCGGAACCTGCGCGCGTGTACGTGCACGGACTGGGCTCGGTTTCCTCCGTGTACCACGCCCACATCGCGACGAGGCCCGAACTGGCGGGCCGGCGGAGCCTGTTCGTCGACCTGCCCGGGCACGGCATCAGCGACCGGCCGGCCGACTTCGGCTACACCCTGGAGGATCACGCCGTTGCTCTGGCGGCGGCCCTGGACTCGGCAGGGGTGAGCGATGCCGAGCTGATCGCGCACAGCATGGGCGGTTCCGTGGCCATCGTGCTCGCCGGTCGCCGGCCCGACCTCGTCTCCCGGCTGGTCCTCACCGAGGCCAATCTCGATGCCTCGCCCCCGCCCGCCGCGGGGAGCGCCTGGATCACGGCCCACGGTGAGGACGACTTCGTCGACGGCGAGTACGCGCGCGTGCTGGAAGCGGTCGGCCCCCTGTGGGCGGCGACCATGCGGCTCGCCGACCCGCGCGCCCTGCACCGCAGCGCCGTCGGACTGAGGCGTGGCTCCGTGCCGATCATGCGCGACATCCTCGAAGGGCTGTCGGTGGAACGCGTCTACCTACAGGGCGAGCTCAGCGGCGAACTCCCGGGCAGGGAAGTCTTGGAGGCGGCAGGCGTACGCGTGGTGACCGTGCCCGGCGCCGGTCACAACGTCATGTTCGACAACCCCGACGCCTTCGCGGCGGCCGTCGCCGGGCAGGCGTGA
- a CDS encoding class I SAM-dependent methyltransferase — translation MSDDHTHVQEFFSARAADWDSRFPDDGPAYAAAVAELGLREGARVLDAGCGTGRALPPLRDAVGPSGVVLGADLTPAMLEAAARAGRDADGQLLLADVAALPVRSESLDAVFAAGLIAHLPNPAENLRELARVVRPDGTLALFHPIGRAALAARQGRQITPEDLRAEPNLGPLLAGSGWRMTSYVDEDDRFLALAVRGA, via the coding sequence ATGAGCGACGACCACACACATGTGCAGGAGTTCTTCAGCGCCCGCGCCGCCGACTGGGACAGCCGGTTCCCCGACGACGGGCCCGCCTACGCGGCCGCGGTCGCCGAACTCGGGCTGCGCGAGGGCGCTCGCGTGCTCGACGCGGGCTGCGGCACCGGACGCGCCCTGCCACCCTTGCGTGACGCCGTGGGGCCCTCGGGAGTGGTCCTGGGTGCCGATCTGACCCCGGCCATGCTGGAAGCCGCCGCACGGGCAGGACGCGACGCGGACGGACAGTTGCTGCTCGCCGACGTGGCCGCACTGCCGGTGCGGTCGGAGTCCCTCGACGCGGTGTTCGCGGCCGGCCTCATCGCGCATCTGCCCAACCCTGCCGAGAACTTGCGGGAACTGGCCCGCGTGGTGCGCCCCGACGGCACGCTCGCGCTCTTCCACCCGATCGGCAGGGCGGCGCTCGCGGCACGCCAGGGCCGCCAGATCACGCCGGAGGACCTGCGCGCCGAGCCCAACCTCGGCCCGCTGCTGGCCGGTTCGGGGTGGCGCATGACGTCGTACGTCGACGAGGACGACCGGTTTCTGGCACTGGCCGTACGGGGAGCGTGA
- a CDS encoding MHYT domain-containing protein — protein sequence MGHLDHAALGWLTPVLSYAMACTGAALGLRCTVRALGATGRSRRNWLVTAASAIGTGIWTMHFVAMLGFSVSGTDIRYDVPLTILSLLVAMLVVCAGVFAVGYSRDRTRALFLGGLTTGLGVASMHYLGMAAVRLHGDVSYDPLLVGLSVLIAVVAATAALWAALNIKSPVAVTIASLIMGAAVSSMHYTGMFAVGVDVTPSDEVLPGATAMQFIFPLAVGLGSYLFLTSAFVALSPATGEREASASAQRSAESAAG from the coding sequence ATGGGACACCTGGACCATGCAGCCCTCGGCTGGCTCACTCCCGTGCTGTCGTACGCGATGGCCTGCACCGGCGCCGCGCTCGGCCTGCGCTGCACCGTCCGAGCGCTCGGCGCCACCGGCCGCTCGCGCCGCAACTGGCTCGTCACTGCCGCCTCCGCCATCGGCACCGGCATCTGGACCATGCACTTCGTGGCCATGCTGGGGTTCAGCGTCAGCGGCACCGACATCCGCTACGACGTGCCGCTCACCATCCTGAGCCTGCTCGTCGCCATGCTCGTCGTCTGTGCCGGCGTCTTCGCCGTCGGCTACAGCCGGGACCGTACCCGCGCGCTCTTCCTGGGCGGGCTCACCACCGGGCTCGGCGTCGCGAGCATGCACTACCTGGGCATGGCGGCCGTACGACTCCACGGCGACGTCAGCTACGACCCGCTGCTCGTCGGGCTCTCCGTACTGATCGCCGTCGTCGCGGCGACAGCGGCTCTATGGGCTGCGCTCAACATTAAGTCGCCCGTCGCCGTCACCATCGCCTCGTTGATCATGGGCGCCGCGGTCAGCAGCATGCACTACACCGGCATGTTCGCGGTCGGCGTCGACGTCACACCGTCCGACGAGGTCCTGCCCGGGGCCACGGCGATGCAGTTCATCTTCCCCCTCGCCGTCGGCCTCGGGTCCTACCTCTTCCTGACGTCCGCCTTCGTCGCGCTGTCACCCGCGACCGGGGAGCGCGAGGCGTCCGCCTCCGCCCAACGGTCAGCCGAGAGCGCTGCCGGCTAG
- a CDS encoding sensor histidine kinase → MRTPRRTTAAGAETPSTPPVRGRRAHAGPPADERPEQAPAGPQDEPSAPSTHAQGWRIRPRTVRAKIICLLMVPVVSLLALWGYATVTTAQDVAWLRQLQLVDSEIRAPVADAVTALQTERAAAVRYATDPSTGRRDELRKRALDTDEAVARLRLGNRDTVADSGEFPAGVAGRLEVFVSGAEQLNAVRKAALDRRSGWEEVYGRYTTTISTAFAVDGALTGIQDAELGSDARVLLEFARAGEALAREDVLLDSAHLAGRLDGERLRLFTGAVDTRRTLTESAVADLRGLESAAWQSLAAGRDYATLAAVEDGVLGTGAVDAATDAAWNRAHARVQGAMRGIERDAGRDVAERADPFARGLLTPAGAAVLLGLVAVAASLVISVRIGRGLVVELVSLRNSALEIARRKLPEAMRKLRAGEEIDIRAEAPPGPPAEDEAGQVGEALGTVHRAALRAAVERAELASGISGVFVNLARRSQVLVHRQLSLLDSMERRSDDPNELSDLFRLDHLTTRMRRHAESLIILSGAAPGRAWRTPVSLTDVVRAAVSEVEDYARVEVRQLPETAVVGAAVADVTHLLAELVENAAQFSPPHTRVRIIGEPVGNGYAVEVEDRGLGMGKETLAEANRRIEQSEALDLFDSDRLGLFVVSRLAARHGIKVHLRTSPYGGTTAVVLLPTALLHSGPAERSPDAAVDARRPAEPEHARVPAPERHQEPVHASADRPALAASATAGTAATATPAETETRNHTAPPGVTTLRLHRPPQDSEASDNLPRRVRQANLAPQLRGGRSAEQQGATVLDDDRRTPELVRDRMVAYRDGWARGGGRQPGRGGEPENAPRGDSSSEGDPA, encoded by the coding sequence ATGCGCACACCCCGTAGGACCACCGCAGCCGGCGCCGAGACGCCGTCCACACCGCCGGTGCGCGGCCGCCGCGCCCACGCCGGACCGCCGGCCGACGAGAGGCCGGAACAGGCCCCGGCCGGACCGCAGGACGAACCGTCCGCCCCCTCCACGCACGCGCAAGGCTGGCGAATACGTCCGCGCACCGTCCGCGCCAAGATCATCTGTCTGCTGATGGTGCCCGTCGTCTCGCTGCTGGCCCTGTGGGGCTACGCCACCGTCACCACCGCGCAGGACGTCGCCTGGCTGCGCCAGTTGCAACTGGTCGACTCCGAGATCAGGGCCCCCGTCGCCGACGCCGTGACCGCCCTGCAGACCGAACGCGCGGCCGCCGTGCGCTACGCGACCGACCCGTCCACCGGACGCCGGGACGAGCTGAGGAAACGCGCGCTGGACACGGACGAGGCAGTCGCACGGCTGCGGCTCGGCAACCGCGACACCGTCGCCGACAGCGGAGAGTTCCCCGCCGGAGTGGCCGGGCGACTGGAGGTCTTCGTCAGCGGCGCCGAGCAGCTGAATGCCGTACGGAAGGCCGCGCTCGACCGCCGCTCGGGCTGGGAAGAGGTCTACGGGCGGTACACCACGACCATCTCCACCGCGTTCGCCGTCGACGGCGCGCTCACCGGCATCCAGGACGCCGAACTCGGCTCGGACGCGCGCGTGCTGCTCGAATTCGCCCGCGCGGGTGAGGCCTTGGCCCGGGAGGATGTCCTGCTGGACAGCGCACACCTCGCCGGACGCCTCGACGGAGAGAGGCTGCGGCTGTTCACCGGAGCCGTCGACACCCGCCGCACGCTCACCGAGTCCGCCGTCGCGGACCTGCGCGGCCTGGAGAGCGCGGCCTGGCAGAGCCTCGCCGCAGGCCGCGACTACGCGACCCTGGCGGCCGTCGAGGACGGTGTCCTCGGGACGGGGGCGGTCGACGCGGCGACGGACGCCGCCTGGAACAGGGCGCACGCACGCGTGCAGGGCGCGATGCGGGGGATCGAGCGGGACGCCGGGCGCGATGTCGCCGAGCGCGCCGACCCGTTCGCCCGCGGGCTGCTCACGCCGGCCGGCGCCGCCGTGCTGCTCGGCCTGGTCGCCGTGGCAGCCTCGCTCGTGATCTCCGTACGCATCGGCCGCGGCCTCGTCGTCGAGCTGGTGAGCCTGCGCAACAGCGCCCTGGAGATCGCCCGGCGCAAACTCCCCGAGGCCATGCGGAAGCTGCGCGCCGGCGAGGAGATCGACATCCGCGCCGAGGCACCGCCCGGACCGCCCGCCGAGGACGAGGCCGGGCAGGTCGGAGAGGCCCTCGGCACCGTCCACCGAGCCGCCCTCCGAGCCGCCGTGGAGCGCGCCGAGCTCGCCAGCGGCATCTCCGGGGTCTTCGTCAACCTCGCCCGCCGCAGCCAGGTGCTCGTGCACCGCCAACTCAGCCTGCTGGACAGCATGGAACGCCGCTCCGACGACCCGAACGAACTCAGCGACCTGTTCCGGCTCGACCACCTCACCACCCGTATGCGACGGCACGCCGAGAGCCTGATCATCCTCTCCGGAGCGGCACCCGGCCGGGCCTGGCGGACGCCTGTCTCCCTGACCGACGTGGTGCGCGCGGCCGTCTCCGAAGTCGAGGACTACGCGCGCGTGGAGGTACGTCAGCTCCCCGAGACCGCCGTCGTCGGCGCGGCCGTCGCCGACGTCACCCACCTGCTGGCCGAGCTCGTCGAGAACGCCGCCCAGTTCTCGCCTCCCCACACGCGCGTGCGCATCATCGGCGAGCCCGTCGGCAATGGATACGCCGTCGAGGTCGAGGACCGCGGGCTCGGCATGGGCAAGGAGACCCTCGCGGAGGCCAACCGGCGCATCGAACAGTCCGAGGCGCTCGACCTGTTCGACAGCGACCGCCTCGGCCTCTTCGTGGTCAGCAGGCTCGCAGCCCGGCACGGCATCAAGGTGCACCTGCGCACCTCGCCCTACGGCGGGACCACCGCCGTCGTCCTGCTGCCCACCGCCCTGCTGCACAGCGGCCCGGCGGAACGTTCCCCCGACGCGGCGGTGGACGCCCGGCGGCCGGCGGAACCCGAGCACGCGCGTGTGCCCGCTCCCGAGCGGCACCAGGAACCCGTCCACGCCAGCGCCGACCGGCCGGCGCTGGCGGCTTCCGCGACGGCCGGCACCGCTGCGACGGCCACGCCGGCTGAGACGGAGACCAGGAACCACACCGCACCCCCCGGAGTCACCACCTTGAGACTGCACCGGCCACCCCAGGACTCCGAAGCCTCCGACAACCTCCCGCGCCGAGTGCGCCAGGCCAACCTCGCCCCTCAGTTGCGCGGGGGACGTTCCGCGGAGCAGCAGGGCGCGACCGTCCTCGACGACGACCGGCGAACCCCCGAACTTGTCAGGGACCGCATGGTGGCCTACCGCGACGGCTGGGCTCGCGGCGGTGGCAGACAGCCCGGTCGCGGCGGCGAACCCGAAAACGCCCCGCGCGGCGACAGCAGCAGTGAAGGAGACCCCGCATGA
- a CDS encoding roadblock/LC7 domain-containing protein, which produces MIQDPSMRAAQRSGELDWLLDDLVLRVSEVRHAVVLSNDGLAVGASTDLRREDAEHLAAVASGFHSLAKGAGRHFGAGGVRQTMVEMDDAFLFVAAAGDGSSIAVLSAVTADIGLVAYEMARLVKRVGEHLYTPPRAAARPPAAR; this is translated from the coding sequence ATGATCCAGGATCCGAGCATGAGAGCCGCGCAGCGGTCCGGCGAACTCGACTGGCTGCTGGACGACTTGGTGCTACGCGTGAGCGAGGTGCGGCACGCCGTGGTGCTGTCCAACGACGGACTCGCCGTCGGCGCGTCCACCGACCTGCGTCGCGAGGACGCCGAGCATCTCGCCGCGGTCGCCTCCGGCTTCCACAGCCTGGCCAAGGGCGCGGGCCGGCACTTCGGCGCGGGCGGAGTCCGCCAGACCATGGTGGAGATGGACGACGCCTTCCTGTTCGTCGCAGCTGCGGGCGACGGGTCGTCCATCGCCGTGCTCAGCGCCGTGACCGCCGACATCGGACTCGTGGCGTACGAGATGGCACGCCTGGTCAAGCGGGTCGGCGAGCATCTCTACACGCCTCCACGAGCCGCCGCGCGACCGCCTGCCGCGCGATGA
- a CDS encoding DUF742 domain-containing protein, giving the protein MTDDTTGARTEQGSQWYDGEAGPLVRPYAMTGGRTRPGPTGVRFDLIALVTLAGTARGTDDDAMLGPEHRTLIELCRPETQSVAELAAGADLPVGVVRVLLGDLMERGRVTVSRPVPPAQLPDERILREVIEGLRAL; this is encoded by the coding sequence ATGACCGACGACACGACAGGCGCCCGGACCGAGCAGGGCAGCCAGTGGTACGACGGCGAGGCAGGGCCCCTGGTCCGCCCGTACGCCATGACGGGCGGACGCACCAGGCCCGGCCCCACCGGGGTGCGTTTCGACCTGATCGCCCTCGTCACGCTGGCCGGCACCGCGCGCGGTACCGACGACGACGCCATGCTCGGGCCGGAACACCGGACCCTCATCGAACTGTGTCGGCCCGAGACGCAGTCGGTCGCCGAACTCGCCGCGGGAGCCGACCTCCCCGTGGGCGTCGTCAGGGTGCTCCTCGGTGACCTCATGGAGCGGGGCCGTGTCACCGTCAGCCGCCCGGTACCGCCCGCGCAGCTACCCGACGAACGGATCCTGCGCGAGGTGATCGAGGGACTGCGAGCGCTGTAG
- a CDS encoding GTP-binding protein: MVSEHSEDYVQSDASDDDTTALALKILVAGGFGVGKTTLVGAVSEIRPLRTEEMLSQAGQLVDDTGGVDRKVTTTVAMDFGRITIRSGLSLYLFGTPGQDRFWFLWDELAQGALGAVVLADTRRLEDCFPAVDFFEHRHIPFVVAVNCFSGARTYGTHDVSRALDLDRGTPVVLCDARDRDSGKEVLIRLVEYAGRMHTARLLNSVS, from the coding sequence ATGGTCTCCGAGCACTCCGAGGACTACGTGCAATCCGACGCCTCCGACGACGACACGACCGCCCTTGCGCTCAAGATACTTGTGGCCGGCGGATTCGGCGTGGGCAAGACCACCCTGGTGGGCGCGGTCAGTGAGATCAGGCCGCTGCGCACCGAGGAGATGCTCAGCCAGGCCGGTCAGCTGGTGGACGACACCGGCGGCGTGGACCGGAAGGTCACCACGACCGTCGCCATGGACTTCGGGCGCATCACCATCCGCTCAGGTCTGTCGCTGTACCTCTTCGGCACCCCGGGGCAGGACCGCTTCTGGTTCCTGTGGGACGAACTGGCGCAGGGAGCCCTAGGCGCGGTCGTCCTTGCCGACACCCGGCGCCTGGAGGACTGCTTCCCCGCCGTGGACTTCTTCGAGCACCGGCACATCCCGTTCGTCGTGGCCGTCAACTGCTTCTCGGGCGCCCGGACCTACGGCACCCACGACGTCTCACGCGCCCTCGACCTGGACCGCGGGACCCCGGTCGTGCTCTGTGACGCCCGGGACCGCGACTCGGGGAAGGAAGTGCTCATCCGACTCGTCGAGTACGCCGGGCGGATGCACACCGCCCGGCTGCTCAACTCCGTCAGCTGA
- a CDS encoding PPOX class F420-dependent oxidoreductase, which yields MAKKMTDEEWRAFVSHGTRTAKLSTVRADGSPHVTPIWFVLDGDELVFNTGSSSVKGRNLVRDGRVALCVDDDRPPYSFVVIQGRARVSEDLDELRHWASRIGARYMGEERAEEFGNRNGVPGELLVRVTIDKVLAEQDVAD from the coding sequence ATGGCGAAGAAGATGACCGATGAGGAATGGCGCGCGTTCGTCTCGCACGGCACGCGCACCGCGAAACTGTCGACCGTGCGGGCCGACGGAAGTCCGCATGTGACGCCGATCTGGTTCGTGCTCGACGGCGACGAGCTGGTGTTCAACACCGGCAGCTCGAGCGTGAAGGGCCGCAATCTGGTCCGGGACGGCCGGGTGGCGCTGTGTGTGGACGACGACCGGCCGCCGTACTCCTTCGTGGTGATCCAGGGCCGCGCCCGGGTCTCCGAGGACCTCGACGAGCTGAGGCACTGGGCGAGCCGCATCGGGGCGCGCTACATGGGTGAGGAGCGCGCCGAGGAGTTCGGGAACCGCAACGGCGTGCCGGGGGAACTCCTCGTCCGCGTCACGATCGACAAGGTGCTGGCGGAGCAGGACGTCGCCGACTGA
- a CDS encoding roadblock/LC7 domain-containing protein encodes MAQNQGLDWLLEDLTKRVEHVRHALVLSNDGLVTGASTGLRREDAEHLAAVSSGLHSLAKGSGRHFGAGRVRQTMVEFDDAVLFVTAAGTGSCLCVLSGAEADIGQIAYEMTLLVNRVGEHLDVESRQPERAPLKDL; translated from the coding sequence ATGGCGCAGAACCAGGGCCTCGATTGGCTGCTGGAGGATCTGACGAAACGTGTCGAACATGTGCGACACGCGCTGGTGCTGTCGAACGACGGTCTGGTGACCGGTGCGAGTACGGGTCTGCGGCGCGAGGACGCCGAGCACCTCGCCGCCGTCTCGTCCGGGCTGCACAGCCTGGCCAAGGGATCGGGACGGCACTTCGGCGCGGGCAGAGTCCGTCAGACGATGGTCGAGTTCGACGACGCCGTGCTGTTCGTGACCGCGGCCGGCACCGGCAGTTGTCTGTGCGTGCTCAGCGGCGCGGAGGCCGACATCGGCCAGATCGCCTATGAGATGACCCTGCTCGTCAATCGCGTCGGCGAGCACCTGGACGTCGAATCCCGACAGCCCGAACGGGCACCGCTGAAAGACCTCTGA
- a CDS encoding DUF6397 family protein, giving the protein MSGNTVTATHPHNSAACTLSRAARELGLKRGELELAVQLGIIRTAPDEGGGGRRVPRSEIDRVSSGDGFPDSLLDRVQIVGTTEGADVMDVSAGRFTRLARLGLVVPVKFYLNRYRAVVWLYLAEELKRFAADEKNASLLNDRRMPEGLRGMLDAGVDLRPRNWRGRHRGFLLRQADDPWGSAGALAAFLDPVQIAEIVPDPYERSHVNRFRPGPPASGTPGSPSSLIAERIMTADDPDEIGLLRADLTEVLAHARALRPAPRPSAERATAPTHPEHIGSQRRPEEPEPARGLLSWLRRRTPRTTTP; this is encoded by the coding sequence ATGTCGGGCAACACTGTCACGGCCACGCACCCGCACAACTCGGCCGCCTGCACGCTGAGCCGCGCGGCCAGGGAACTGGGCCTGAAGCGAGGGGAGCTGGAGCTCGCCGTCCAGCTCGGGATCATCCGGACCGCGCCCGATGAGGGAGGCGGAGGCCGGCGCGTCCCACGGTCCGAGATCGACCGGGTGAGTTCGGGCGACGGCTTCCCCGACTCCCTGCTGGACCGAGTGCAGATCGTCGGCACGACGGAGGGTGCGGACGTCATGGACGTCTCCGCCGGCAGGTTCACGCGCCTCGCCCGCCTGGGCCTGGTGGTGCCGGTGAAGTTCTACCTCAACCGGTATCGGGCCGTGGTCTGGCTGTATCTGGCCGAGGAGTTGAAGCGGTTCGCCGCAGACGAGAAGAACGCCTCGCTGCTGAACGACCGCCGGATGCCCGAAGGACTGCGCGGCATGCTGGACGCGGGTGTGGACCTGCGTCCGCGCAACTGGCGAGGACGCCACCGCGGCTTCCTGCTGCGCCAGGCCGACGACCCGTGGGGGAGCGCCGGTGCGCTGGCCGCCTTCCTCGATCCGGTCCAGATCGCGGAGATCGTCCCCGATCCCTATGAACGCTCGCATGTGAACCGCTTCCGCCCGGGCCCACCCGCATCCGGAACCCCGGGTTCGCCGTCCTCCCTCATCGCCGAGAGGATCATGACGGCCGACGACCCGGACGAGATCGGCCTGCTGCGGGCAGACCTGACGGAGGTTCTGGCGCATGCCCGGGCACTGCGGCCGGCACCCCGTCCCAGTGCCGAGCGGGCCACCGCGCCGACGCATCCCGAACACATCGGATCGCAGCGCCGACCCGAGGAGCCGGAACCGGCCCGCGGCCTGCTGAGCTGGCTCCGGCGCAGAACTCCTCGGACTACAACGCCCTGA